One genomic window of Caldivirga maquilingensis IC-167 includes the following:
- the infB gene encoding translation initiation factor IF-2, with product MSENYRAPIVVVVGHVDVGKTLLLDKIRNTMVAYREPGMITQHIGLSYLPWPIIEKYAAPVIERYRLKGKVWVKGFLMVDTPGHAAFSNLRRRGGSVADLAILVIDLTRGFEEQTYESLILLKSRNIPFVVAANKVDRIYGWKPIPNASILDSYNAQDEETQGRLEEALANIIMDFNKQGFEAERFDRITDFSRQVPIVPTSAVTGEGIPDLLVLMAGLTQRLVKDRLRLVGGPGKGVVMEVKEEKGLGTTMDVVLYDGVMRKGDTIVAMGLNGPVVTRIRMMVMPKPLDEMRDPEDKYMHINEVEAAAGVKVIADGLDDVVPGSSVYVVQGDPKPYIDEVVKDAASVKIETDQIGVVAKADTLGTLEAMVLYLRSQGIPVRKADIGPVTRRDIIDASVVRRKNPLYGVVLAFNVKVPKEVEEEAKVQLVTIFQNNILYRLVEEFTKWFNEEKSRLIESELSKYVRPGKIAIIPGYVFRRSDPAIVGVEVLGGLIKPGYRLVKANGKEVGVIMQIQDKGKPIQVAKKGMSVAISIEGNVIVGRHIKEGDVLYVNVPLEHAVKLIMQYKDHLSSDEVEVLEEFMKLRSTWKAQAQ from the coding sequence ATGTCTGAGAATTATAGGGCACCCATAGTGGTTGTTGTTGGGCATGTGGACGTTGGGAAGACATTACTGTTGGATAAGATTAGGAACACCATGGTAGCCTACAGGGAGCCAGGTATGATTACCCAGCACATTGGCTTATCCTACTTGCCTTGGCCTATCATTGAGAAGTACGCTGCCCCAGTTATTGAGAGGTATAGGTTGAAGGGTAAGGTTTGGGTTAAGGGCTTCCTAATGGTTGATACCCCAGGTCACGCAGCCTTCTCTAACCTTAGGCGTAGGGGTGGTTCAGTGGCTGACTTAGCCATACTTGTAATCGACCTAACTAGGGGTTTTGAGGAGCAGACTTATGAGAGCCTAATACTGCTTAAGAGTAGGAATATACCCTTCGTTGTGGCGGCTAATAAGGTTGATAGGATATATGGGTGGAAGCCAATACCCAATGCCTCAATACTAGACTCCTATAATGCCCAGGATGAGGAGACCCAGGGTAGGCTTGAGGAGGCTTTAGCCAATATAATAATGGATTTTAATAAGCAGGGCTTTGAGGCTGAGAGGTTTGATAGGATAACTGACTTCAGTAGGCAAGTACCCATAGTGCCCACCAGTGCAGTGACAGGTGAGGGTATCCCGGATTTACTGGTTCTAATGGCTGGTTTAACCCAAAGACTGGTTAAAGATAGGTTAAGGTTAGTTGGTGGTCCAGGTAAGGGTGTTGTAATGGAGGTTAAGGAGGAGAAGGGGCTTGGAACCACAATGGATGTGGTCCTCTACGATGGTGTCATGAGGAAGGGAGACACCATAGTGGCCATGGGCCTTAACGGCCCTGTGGTTACTAGGATTAGAATGATGGTGATGCCTAAGCCGCTTGATGAAATGAGGGACCCGGAGGATAAGTACATGCATATTAATGAGGTTGAGGCAGCGGCTGGGGTTAAGGTGATTGCGGATGGGTTGGATGATGTTGTGCCAGGTTCATCAGTGTACGTGGTTCAGGGTGATCCTAAGCCGTACATTGATGAGGTTGTTAAGGATGCTGCATCAGTTAAAATTGAAACTGATCAAATAGGTGTTGTGGCTAAGGCAGACACACTAGGTACGCTTGAGGCCATGGTGCTTTACCTAAGGTCACAGGGAATACCTGTTAGGAAGGCTGATATTGGCCCAGTAACAAGGAGGGATATTATAGATGCCTCAGTGGTTAGGAGGAAGAATCCACTATATGGTGTAGTACTGGCGTTTAACGTTAAGGTCCCTAAGGAGGTTGAGGAGGAGGCTAAGGTTCAATTAGTTACAATATTCCAAAACAATATCCTTTACAGGCTTGTTGAGGAATTCACCAAGTGGTTTAACGAGGAGAAGAGTAGGCTTATTGAGAGTGAGTTAAGTAAGTACGTTAGGCCAGGTAAAATAGCCATAATACCAGGCTACGTATTCAGGAGAAGTGACCCAGCAATAGTGGGTGTTGAGGTGTTGGGTGGTTTAATTAAGCCAGGTTACAGGTTGGTTAAGGCTAATGGGAAGGAGGTCGGCGTCATAATGCAGATTCAGGATAAGGGTAAGCCGATTCAAGTGGCTAAGAAGGGTATGAGTGTGGCGATTTCAATAGAGGGTAATGTAATTGTTGGTAGGCACATTAAGGAGGGTGACGTACTCTACGTTAACGTACCATTGGAGCATGCTGTTAAATTAATAATGCAGTATAAGGATCA
- a CDS encoding proteasome subunit beta, translating into MSRIHNDPKVLLTGTTTVGVVTKEGVVLATDRRVTAGYYIAHRKGRKIWKIDNHAAATMSGAVADVQMILNELTHLAMNYRITHQAPVPIKTLANYASVVMFYSRPMIYIAHMIIGGVDNEEGPVLYAVDWYGSFTREERFMSTGSGSPTAFGVLEDGYRDDMSLDDAVKLATRAVRAAMLHDPGSGEGVDVITITKEAGYREVQA; encoded by the coding sequence GTGAGTAGGATTCATAATGATCCAAAGGTCCTATTAACTGGAACAACAACAGTGGGTGTGGTTACTAAGGAGGGTGTTGTATTAGCCACTGACAGGAGGGTTACCGCAGGCTACTACATAGCTCATAGGAAGGGTAGGAAGATATGGAAGATTGATAACCACGCGGCAGCAACAATGAGTGGGGCAGTGGCTGATGTACAAATGATACTAAATGAATTAACCCACTTAGCAATGAACTATAGGATAACGCACCAAGCCCCAGTACCAATTAAGACGCTAGCTAACTATGCCTCAGTAGTCATGTTCTACAGCAGGCCGATGATATACATAGCCCACATGATAATAGGTGGAGTGGATAATGAGGAGGGGCCGGTCCTATATGCGGTTGACTGGTACGGTAGCTTCACAAGGGAGGAACGCTTCATGTCAACGGGCAGTGGTTCACCAACGGCCTTCGGTGTGCTTGAGGATGGTTATAGGGATGACATGAGCCTTGATGATGCTGTTAAGCTAGCCACCAGGGCGGTTAGAGCGGCGATGCTTCATGACCCAGGAAGTGGAGAGGGTGTTGACGTCATAACCATAACTAAGGAGGCTGGGTATAGGGAAGTACAGGCTTAA